DNA from Mycobacterium bourgelatii:
GGTGATCACATCGAAGTCGTAGTTCTCGTACCCGCAGTAGGGTTCGGCCCTACGCAAGTCGTGCGGCAAGCCGGTGGAGCGCAGGATCGGGCCGGTGACGCCCAGCGCCATACACCCCGCCAGGTCCAGGTAGCCGATGTCCTGGGTGCGCGCTTTCCAGATGGCGTTTTCGTTGAGCAACTCGCCCATCTCGCGCAGCGGGACCTTCAGTGCCTCGAGCGATTCGGCGATGTAGTCAACCGCATTGGGTGGCAGGTCCTGCGCCAGCCCACCCGGGCGGATGTACGCGTGGTTCATCCGCAGACCGGTGATGTGTTCGAAGATGGTCAGCACGATCTCGCGCGCCCGGAAGCCGATGAACATGGCGGTCATCGCGCCAAGCTCCATGCCGCCGGTGGCCAACGCGACCAGGTGCGACGAGATTCGGTTGAGCTCCATCAGCATCACCCGAATGATGTTGACCCGCTCCGGGATTTCGTCGGTGATGCCGAGCAGCTTCTCCACGCCCAGGCAGTACGCGACCTCGTTGAAAAACGGTGACAGGTAATCCATCCGGGTCACGAACGTGACGCCCTGGGTCCAGTACCGAAATTCCAGGTTCTTCTCGATTCCGGTGTGCAAGTAGCCGATTCCACACCGGACCTCGGTGATGGTTTCGCCTTCGATCTCGAGGATCAGCCGCAACACCCCATGGGTGGACGGGTGCTGGGGCCCCATGTTGACGACGATGCGTTCGCCGGGATCCGCGTTGCGTGCAGCTTCGATGACTTGATCCCAGTCCTGGCCGCCGGCCAACAGGACTGTCTCGGCGGTGTCGGTCATTCTTCTTTTCCGTCTTTTCGCATTAGTTGTAGCCCCTGCGCTCGTCGGGCGGAGGTATCTTGGCGCCCTTGTATTCGACCGGGATGCCGCCGAGCGGGTAGTCCTTGCGTTGCGGGTGTCCGTGCCAGTCGTCCGGCATCTCGATGCGGGTCAACGACGGATGGCCGTCGAAGATGATTCCGAAGAAGTCGTACGTCTCGCGCTCGTGCCAGTCGTTGGTCGGATAAATGGCGAAGAGCGACGGGATGTGCGGATCACTGTCTGGCGCAGACACTTCCAGCCGCAGTCGGCGGGAGTGGGTTATCGACCTCAACGGGTAGACCGCGTGCAATTCCCGGCCTGTCTCGTTGGGGTAGTGCACCCCGTTCACACCCAGGCAAAGTTCGAAACGCAGTTCGGGTTCATCCCGCAGTCGCTGGGCCACCTGCGGCAATCGGTCCCGGGTGACGTGCAGGGTCAACTCGTCGCGGTAGACGACGACCTTCTCTATCGTCTCGTCGAATTCGAGCCCGTCGCGCTGCAGCGCCTCTTCCAACCGGTCGACGACCTCGTCGAAGTAACTGCCGTACGGCCGCGGCGTACCCCCGGGGAGGGTGACTTTGCGGACCAGGCGCCCATATCCGGAGGTGTCGCCGGTCCCCTGCACGCCGAACATGCCGCGGCGGACATTGATCACCTCTTCATTGGCGGTTTCTCCGCCGGACGGAACATCCGTTCCCGTCGGAGTAAGCGTCGCTCCCTGCGGGTCGTGATCCGGTGAGCTCATCGCAGCAACCCGCGCATCTCGATGGTGGGCCGGGCCGACAACGCTGCCTCTTCGGCTTCGGCGATGGCACGCTCCCGGTTGACGCCCAGCGGCATCTCCTGAATCTTCTCGTGCAACTTCAGGATTGCGTGCAACAGCATTTCCGGCCGGGGCGGACAGCCGGGCAAGTAGATGTCCACCGGCACGACGTGGTCGACGCCCTGCACGATCGCGTAGTTGTTGAACATCCCGCCCGACGAGGCGCAGACGCCCATCGCCAGAACCCACTTCGGCTCGGCCATCTGGTCGTAAACCTGGCGCAGCACCGGGGCCATCTTCTGGCTGACCCGTCCGGCGACGATCATCAGGTCCGCCTGCCGCGGCGTCGCCGAGAACCGCTCCATGCCGAACCGTGCGATGTCAAACCTCGGGCCGGCCGTCGCCATCATCTCGATGGCGCAGCAGGCCAACCCGAAGGTGGCCGGCCACAGGGAGTTCTTGCGGACGTAGCCCGCCACCTTTTCGACGGTCGACAGCAGTATCCCGCCGGGTAATTGTTCTTCGAGACCCACGTCCCTACCTCAATCCCAGGTCAGGCCTCCGCGGCGCCACACATAGGCGTACGCCACGAACACCGTGAGCATGAAAATGACCATTTCGACCAGCGCGAACTTGCCCAGGTAGTCAAAGGTGACCGCCCACGGGTAGAGGAACACGATCTCGATGTCGAAAACGATGAACAACATCGCCGTCAGGTAGTACTTGATCGGAAACCGCTGGCCGGTCGCCGTCTGCCCAGCGGGCGAACGGGATGTCATGTCGGTCGGCTCGATGCCGCACTCGTACGCGGCCTGTTTGGACCGGTTGTAGCGGGACGGGCCGACGATGCTCGCGAGTACCACCGAGCCCACGGCGAAGACGGCGGCAAGCGCGGCGAGGACCAGAATGGGTACGTAGACGTTCAAGTCGCTCCAAGATCCGTCGTATGGGGCCGCCAGCGCGGCGGCCGGGCGGTAGCGGGGCTGCTGTGAAGGACCGGTTCGTGTGGGCCGTCACAATATGCATCAACATAGTCGTGCGTCACACAGCGCACATGTTGGGGGTCAACCAACTGGACACGCGTCGATTCCCAGGTTGCGCGTCCGAGAGGGACCACGTATCCGCAGCTTGGCTATATGATGTGACCAAACCAGCGAATTCGCGGAGCTATGTTGTTACGCTCTGAATTCACCGGTTAGTCAGCTGGGAGGAATGGAGCTGTGAGCTTTTTCACGCTGCCGCCGGAAATCAACTCGTTGCGCATGTTTTTGGGCGCCGGTTCCGGGCCGATGTTGGCTGCGGCCGCGGCCTGGGAGGGCCTAGCCGACGAGTTGGCTGCCGCGGCGCAATCGTTTCAGTCGGTGACCGCCGGTTTGGCTGGTCAGGCGTGGCAGGGCCCGGCAGCGCAGGCGATGGCCGCCGCGGCGGCTCCGTATGCGGGGTGGCTGGCGGCGGCGGCGACGCAGTCGGCCGGTGCATCGGCGCAGGCGCGGGCGGTGGCCAGCATGTTCGAGGCGGCCAAGGCCGCAACCGTGCTCCCGCAGGCAGTCGCGGCCAACCGCGACGCCTTCGTGCAGCTGGTGATGACGAACCTCTTCGGCCAGAACGCACCGGCCATAGCCTTCGCCGAGAGCCTCTATGAGGAGATGTGGGCCGCGGACGTGGCCGCCATGTCCGGCTACTACTCCGGCGTGTCGTCGGTGGCGGCGCAGGTCGTGCCGTGGAGCAGCGTGCTGAAGGGCCTTCCCGGGTTGGGCGGCGCCAACGGCGCCGGTGCCGAGACCGGGGGCGGGGCACTGGCCGCAGGTGCCGCAGGCACCGGTGTCGCGGGCGCCGGTGGGGGTGGCGGTGGCGAGCAGGCCGTCGCCAGTGGTGGCGGCGGTGTCGCTGCCGGCGGCGGTGGGCCCGTAGCCGGCGGCGCGCAGGACCTGCTCGGGGCGAATACCGGCGCCGGGTTCACGCAAGGTGATCCTTCGGCTGGGGCCGTGAGTGCGGGCGGCTACACGGCGGCGGCCAGCGGCGGCATGACCGCGGCTAACCCCGGCATGATGATGAGTCCGGCGATGATGGCCGGCCCGATGATGATGGCCGGCATGGCCGCTAACAGCGGCGGCCAGTCGGGCGTCATCAATGCCGGTCCGGTCAAGGGCCCCAAGTCCAAAGAAGAGGAAGAAGCCGAGGCCAAGCGGGCTGCAGAAGCCGCAGCAGCGGAAGAAGCCGCGTTGGAAGCCGAGGCTGCCGAAGAAGGCGTGGAAGTCGCCCCAGAGGTTCCGGCAATGAGCGTGCTGGCTACCGCGGACCCGGAAGCCGCAGCCAAGGCGGCGCCGGGAGCGGCGACCACGCAGGCAACCCGCACCCGGGTTTCTGGAATTCCGGAGGCGGGATTACGAGTCGGGGCGAAGGCCAAGGACGAGGAGTCTTCCGAGACGGGAGAGAAGGTGCCTACGCTCCGGCCGGAGCCGAAGGAATTCCGCCCCCAGGTCGAGGAAGAAGAGGAGCAGCAGCTGCAAATACGCGGCGGCTAGTGCGTCGGCGTCCGCAGCAGACCCAGCACGGTCCTGCCCAGCACGATCGGGTCGATCGGATGGGGCACCGCAGCCTCGGCTCGTGACCAACTGGCCAGCCAGGCATCGTCCGGGCGACCGGTGAGCACCAGGATGGGCGGACACGTCGTCAATTCGTCCTTGAGCTGCTTGGCGATCCCCATGCCTCCGGTGGGCGTGGCCTCACCGTCGAGGATGGCCAGATCGATGCCCCCCTCATCCATCTGCCGGATGACCATGGGCCCGGTCGCTACCTCGACGTAGCTAAATTCGGGTAGATCCGGGTGCAGGCGCTTGCCCAATGCCTGTATCACCTGCTCACGGGTGTGGACGTTGTCGCTGTAGACCAGGATCCGCAATTTTTCAGTGGAGTCGGGCACGGTGAAAGATGCTACTGCGCGGCCTGTACGAAGATCAGTTCGGCCGTTGTCGTCACGGTCGGGGCGATCATGCCGAGCCTGTTCCAGTCCACGCCGAACTGAATCCGATCGATTTGGGCTTCCCCGCAGACCCGCACCGACCCGTCGCTGAGTTCGGTGATCGTGACCGGCAGCGGCACCGGATCGGTTACGCCTTTGATGGTGAAGGTTGCCTTCAGGTCAGCGCCCTTGCCTTGGGTCGGCTGCAGCGCGCTGACCACGACGCGGATCTGCGGATAGCGGTCCGCGTCGAAGAAATCGGCCGAGAGCAGGTGCTTGTCCCGGGCCTTGATGCCGGTGCGCAGCGACGCGACCTCGATCTCCAGGTGACCGGTGACCGCTCCATCGCTGGACAGCTCGCCGCGCCCGCTGAGCTCGTGGAACTCGCCCTTGACGGGGATGAGGCCCCACATGTTCTTGACCTTGAAGCCGACGACCGAGCGGTCTGCGACGAGATTCCATCCACCGGTCGTGTCAGGATCGCTGAGCAGCGTTTCCAGCGTCGTCATCGTCTGCCTCGCTGTCTATCCGTTGGAGCTCGTTGTTGGAGGCCGTGGGAGGTCAGGCCAGTAACACCGCGATGTCGGCGGGGTCGAAGTATTCGTCGATACGGTTGATAAAACCATTTATGTCCAGCTTGATCACGATGCAAACCCGCAGGGCGATCGTCTGGCCTGCGGTACCGGTCGCATGCAGCACGTGTTGCTGGACGAAACCCCGGGCGGCGCCATCGGAGCCACCGGAGCCACCGGAGCCATTGTCGAAGACCTGGCGGTCCAGAATTTCGTAGCGGCGCTCGGTGGTGACCGAGATGAACCACTCGATCACCCGCAGCGCGCGCGGCTTGTCATCGTCGCGACGGGCGCCGGGCCGCCACACCAAGATGTCGTCGCTCCACATCCGTTCGACCGTCGCGATGTCGGTGTTCTCGATCGCGGCGAACAGCCTGTCGGCCACGTCGAGGATTTGGGCCTTGCTCGCGTCGTCGCCAGTGGGCATGCGAGTCACTCCTATTCGCTGTCGTAACCGGGGTGGGCGGCCGCCAACCGATGTCGTACCAAGGCGCTCAAACAGTTCAGGACGGCCTCGTCGCGCCCGTCGAGTTGGCCGGACCGGATCGCGGCGGCCAGGCTGGCCTCGTCGGCGAAGCCGAGCTCAGCGAGCGACGACCGGACCTCGGAGGCTTCGGCGTCGGCGGGGCCGAGCAGTTCGCGCTCCACGATGCGCAAGGCGTTGGCGGCCACCCTGGCGTGGAAGTTGACCTGGCCGCCGGTCGCCTCCCGGATCTCGCCTTCCAGGAACTCGGCGACGGCGGCTACCAGTTCCGCCGCGGTCGGACGGCCATGAGTCATGCCCGGTCCTCCTTGAGTAGCTGGATCAGATCCCACTCGTTCTCACACACCCGGCGACCGATCGTCGCCAACTCCACCGAGCGAGTCTGCCCGCTCAAGTGGCGTTCCGCCTGGTACCGGCAGATGATTCCCCAGCGCAGGGTGGCCAGCACCAGCCACCACCGAAACGCCTTGCGGTCTATTGCCGTACCGCTGGCGTCCTCGTAGGCGCGCAGAAAGCTTTCGATGCTGCCCAGACCGCCGGCCCCGTGACTGGGGGGTGCGCCGAATCGCCAGGCACGCACGCAGAACCAGGCCAAGTCCTCGTATGCGTCGCCGACGTGCACCAGCTCCCAATCCAGCACGGCGGCGAGGTCTGATCCGTCGACGATGAGATTTCCCATCCGAAAGTCACCGTGCACCAGAACCGGTGGCGACGGGGCCGGCCGGTGCGCGGTCAGCCAGCGGAAGGTCCATTCGAAAGTGGCGGTGGTGTCGCCCATCTCGTCCAGTCGCTCCCGCCACTGCGTAATCGGGTCCTCGTGGAGCAGTTCGGGGTCGTTGGCGGCCGCCCGGTGGATGGCCGCCAGGGCGCGGGCGCACTGCGTCAGCAGCCGCTCGCGGCCCGGGTCGTCGAGCTGACGCTGGATGCGTCGGACGATGGTTTCACCCTTGATCTCGTCGCAGATCAAAAACGGATTTCCCAGTGTCGCAGGGGAATTGTCGGCGACCAAGACATGCGGCACGGGTGCCCCCGCCGCCGCTGCCGCCGCCTGAACCCGCGCTTCCAGTTCCATGCTCGCGTGCACGTCGTCGGGCGGCCCGGTGCGCAGGATCAGCGGTCGATTGCCCGCCTCGGTGACGGCGTCGAACGCCCATGTCGTCCTGCTGGCGCCACCGGTCAGGGGGCGCAGATTGGCTACCGTCACCTCAGCGCGCATCACCGAGGTAAGCAGCGCAGACACGCTGTCCGCGAGCGTCGTGCCCTGGGTCACTTCTTGCCGAACTTGAACAGCCGCTGGGCAACTCGGCGAATCTGGATTTCTTCGGCACCCTCGGTGATGCGGTAGCGACGGTGATGGCGATAGATGTGCTCGAACGGCTCGTGTCGGCTGTAGCCGACGCCGCCGCAGACCTGCATCGCGCGGTCGGCGGCTTCGCAAACCAGACGATTCGCCCGGTAGTTGGCCATCGACACCTTGTCGGACACCTCCATGTGGTGGTTGTTGTCCAATTGCGTGGCCGCGTAATACACCAATAGGCGCACCATCTGCGCCTCGGTCTGCAATTCGACCAGCGGCCACTGTACGGCCTGGTTCACCGCCAGCGGCTTACCGAACACGATGCGTTCGCCGGCATAGGCCACCGCGCGGTCGATGCAGTGCTGCGCGGCGCCGAGGCTGCTGGCGGCCTGACGAATCCTGTTCTCGTGCAAGAACGTCTGGCCCACCTCGAGGCCGCGGTCGACCTCGCCCAGCACCGCGTCGCCGGGGACCCGGACGTCCTTCAGTTCGACCTCGGCGTGGTCGGTGGGCATGTTGAACGTCCACCAGTAGTACGGCACGGTGAAGCCCGGGGTGTCGGTCGGCACCAGGAACGCGGTGATACCCGTGGCTTGCCCGGCCTCACCCGAAGTGCGGGCGAACACGAGGTCGTGGGTGGCGCGGTGCACCCCGGTGTTGAACCGCTTGGCGCCGTTGATGATCCAGCTGTCGCCATCCTTGACCGCGGTGGTCTCCAGCCACGTGGCGTCGGACCCGTGCTTGGGTTCGGTCAGCCCGAATGCCATCGACCGCTCGCCGGTGATCAGCGCCTCGGTCCACTCCTTCTTCTGCTCTTCGGTGCCGAACCGGTCCATCATGATCACCTGCGGGAAGTTGCCGACGATCGACGACTCGTCCTGCAGATCGTTGTGCAATCCAAGACCCTTGTGCGCCAAGTGTTCCCGGATGACCGCCATGTCCAAGTTGGTACCGTCGCGGCCACCGAACCGGGACGGCAGGCCGTAACGCAGCCAGCCCGCCTTGTCGGCGCGCCTGCGCATTTCGGCGAGCAGGTCTTCCCATTCCCGCCGCGGGATGCCGCCGTTGTCCCAGTCGGTGCGGGCGTTCTCCCGACGATGGTCGAAGTACTGGATGTTCTCCCGTTCCAGCGGTTTGATCTCGGTCTCGATGAAGTCGTCCATCTCCGCGAGTAGACCCGGAAGGTGTTCGGGGAGGGTGAAATCCACGTTGATATCTCCTCTGTTGCGGTGGACTCTATTCGTTCTGGTATCCGGGATTGGCGACCGCCAGCCGCTGTTGTGCCAGTACCCGCAAGCAGGAGGTGACGTCAGCGGCGCGGTCGTCGAGATCACCGTTGCGAATCGCCGCCGCCAGTTGGGCTTCGTCGGAGAAGCCGAGGCGGGCCAGCGCAGCCCGGGAGGTTGCATCCCCGGCCGGGTCGCCGAGCATTTCGCGCTCGACGATTCGCAGCGCGGCTACGGCCGCGGCGATTTCGTCGTGGCTGTGCGGGCTGGCGGTGGCGGCCGGCAAGACATGCTCTTCCAGGAACTGGGTGACCAACGCCAGCAGCTCGGTGGCGGTGCGGTCCCGGGACGGGGACTCGTTCGAACTCATTTACCCGTTCCCTCGCCGATGAGGTTGAGCAGGTCCCATTCGGTCTCGCAAATCCGGCGGCCCATGATGGCCGCCCTCATCGAGGGGACCTGGGCCGTCCGTCCGATCTGGGCTTCCGAGAAGTTCATGATTCCCCGCAGCAGCGCCGCCATCACCCGCCACCAGTGAAACCTCACTCGGTCGACGGTAGTCCCGCTGGCTTCTTCGTAGGCGCCCAGGAAGGTGTCGATGCTGCCCAGACCGCCCGCGCCCCTGGTCAGCGGGGCGCCGTAGCGCCAGGCCCGGTCGCAGAACCAGGCCAGGTCTTCGCATGCGTCGCCGACGTGCAGATACCGCCACCCAAGTATGGCGGTCAGGTGCATGCCATCGACCGCGAGATTCCCCATTCGGAAGTCGCCGTTGACCACCACCGCCGGCGATGGGGGTGGTTGGTGGGTGAGCAGCCACCGATAAGCCCATTCGAAAGCGGCGGGTGCGTCGGCCAGGGCGTCGAGTGAGGCGCGGTAGATCGCGAGGCGGTCCTGGCGGGCCTTTTCCGGTTCAGCGGTCTCGATCCGATGGATGCGAGACAGCGCGAGCGCGCACTGTCGCAGCAGTTGCGCACGGCCGCCGGCGTGTCGGCCGGCGCTGTCGAGCCGGCGCACAATCACGGAGTGTTCCGTTTCGCCCCTGGGCATTTCGAGGATCACGTAAGGACTGCCCAGCGTGGCATCGGAGTCGTCGGCGGCAACGACGCGCGGCACCGGAACCCCTTTCGCCTTGGCGCTGAAGTGGGCATGAGCTTGCAGCTGCGGGGCGGCCTCGATCGAACTGCGGTTCACCGGTTCCAGGCGCAGGATCAGCGTGCCGCGGCCCGCCGGGCTGGTGGCGTCGAATGCCCAGGCGGCGGCCCCGTAGTTGCGACGCAGTGGGCGCAGGTTGTCAATCGTGATGCTTGCCGCGTCCACTTTCAGCGTGCCACCGATCACTGCACGCAACTTGTCGGCCAGCTCTTCGACCCCGGTCAACGATCTCCTTACCCGCCGTACAGTGTCTTCTTCCAGACCGTGGACAACGTCTTGATCGCATCGTCGTCGTTGATCGTGACCCCTAGCCCCCGCGGGCCGTCCTGTCCCGATGCGCCGACGAAGACGGTCGTGAAGTTCTCGAAGAGCAAGGCTATCGCGGCGGCGATGTGTTCGGCGTTGAGGTCGGCCGCGTAGCCCTGCTCCTGCGCCCGGCGCACCGAGGCGGCCACAATGTCCATGCCGAACCGCCGGAACTCGTTCTGCACTGCAGCGAACCGCTGCTGGGTGGCGGCCAACTGGGCGACGGCGATCATGATGCCGATGTTTTGTTTGAACATGTTCCAGTAACCGGTGACCGCCGTAGTGAAAAACGTGTCGTCGTTGGGCGACTCCGGCAGCGACACGCTCTGCCCCGACGGTGCGACCACATCGTGCAGAAATGACTCCGCCAGCGCGGCCAGTAGATCTTCCTTGTCGGTGAAGTACCGGTAGAAGACCGCCGACGATTTTCCTGCGGCCGAGGTGATGTCGGCCAGGGTGGTTCCGTGAAAGCCACGCTCAGCAAACAGCTTTCGCGCTGCCTGTTCGATCGCCTCCCGCGTTTGGCGGCCTTTGGCGCTGAGCGTGCTGGCGGGCATCAGCTGCGAATCCGGTCGCCCGCACGCAACAGGGCACTGGGTAAGTCATGTCCTACAACGGATTTCGCGACTTCAGCGGCGGCGATCGCGGCGGCCAGGTCGATATCTACCTCGAACCCGCTGTCGGTCAGCAGATACACCAGATCCTCGGTGGCGATGTTGCCGGTCGCGCCTGGCGCAAACGGGCAACCACCGAGCCCGCCGGCGGAGGCGTCCAACCGGGTGACGCCGGCGGTGACGGCGGCATAGGCGCTGGCCAGTCCCGCGCCACGGGTGTTGTGGAAATGTCCGCCCAACGCGAGGTCACCGATCACCGGACGAAGTTGTGCGATAAGCGAACTGACCCGACCGGGGGTGGCGGTGCCGATGGTGTCGGCGATGGAGAAGCGGTCCACACCCTGGTCTCGTGCCGCGGCGGCGATATCGAGCACTCGCTGGGGCGGGGTGGGTCCCTCGAAGGGGGAGTCCCACGCGGTGGCGACGATGACCTCGACGGCGACACCGCTGCCGTGCGCGATCGCGACGATATCCGCGATCTGTTCGGTGGCCTCGGCGCTGGTGCGCCCGACATTTTTCATGCTGAACGTGTCGTCGGCAGCCACCACGTACTCGATCGAGCGGAACCCCGCCGCGATGGCCCGCTTGGCGCCGTTCGGGCTGGCCACCAGGGCCGAAAAATCGATGTCGGGGTAGTTGTGCAGTTCGGCCGCGAGTTCGGCGGCGTCGGCCATCGACGGCACTTTCGTCGGGGAGACGAACGCCGTCGCCTCCACCTCACGGACGCCCGTGGCCGCCACGGCGGCAAGCAGTTCCAGCTTGGCCGCCAACGGGATTGGCTTCTCGATCTGCAGACCGTCGCGCAGCGCCACTTCGCGAATCGAGATGTGCGTCATCTCAGATCACCTCTTCGGCACGCAAATCGGCAAGCTCGTCGTGTGTCTTGCCGAGCAGTCCGACATAGACGTCGTCGTTGTGCTGGCCCGGATACGCGGGGCCGGCATTGCGGACGCTGCCCGGGGACTCCGACAGCACCGGCACGATCCCCGGTCCCAGCACGGGTCGCTGCAGGCGCTCGTCGAAGTGTTCGACCAGCATGCCGCGGGCCCGCAGTTGCGGATCGTTGACCACCTCGGCGACGGTGTTGATCGGCCCGGCGATAACGCCTGCGGCGGAGAGGGTTTCGATGATGTCGGCTGGCTGTCGCTCGGCCGCCCACGCGCCGATGATCTTGTCCAGTTCGTCCTGATTGCGTCCGCGGGCGCCGTGTGTGGCGAACCGCTCGTCGGTGGCCAGTTCCGGACGGTCCATCGCCTGGCAGAGGCGCGCGAACACGGTGTCTTGGTTGGCCGCGATCACCACCCAGGACCCGTCGGCGCTGCGGTAGATGTTGGAGGGCGCGATGCCTTCCAGTCGGGTGCCCGACGGTCCGCGCACGACCCCACCCACGTCGTAGTCCGGGATGGTGGATTCCTGTACGGCCAGGCATGATTCGGTCAAGGCTACGTCGACCACCTGGCCGTGCCCGGTCACGCTGCGGCGATAGAGGGCGGCCAGGGCGCCCTGGGCGCCGAACATGCCGGCCAGGCTGTCACCGAGCGACAGGGCAAGCCGCGGCGGCGGGCCACCGGGAAACCCGTTGAGGTGGCGCAAGCCACTGGCCGCCTCGGCGACGGAGGCGTAACCCGCCTTGCGCGCGTCGGGCCCGGTCTGCCCGTAGCCCGACACCCGGACCAGGATGATGCCCGAGTTGCGTTGGCTGAGCACGTCGTAACCCAAGTCCCACTTTTCGAGGGTGCCCGGCCGGAAGTTCTCGACGACGATGTCGGACTTGTCCACCAGCTCGAGAAACAACTCGCGACCGCGCGGCCGGCGCAGGTCGAGGGTGATCGCTTTCTTGTTGCGGGCATGGACCGTCCAGAAGACGTGGTGGCCGTCCAGTTCGGCTTGACCCCAGGTTCGTAGCGGATCCGGGGCGCCGGGTGGTTCCACCTTGATGACCTCGGCGCCCATGTCGCCGAGCAGTCGTCCGGCGAACGGGCCCGCGATCAGGGTGCCCAGTTCAAGCACCCGGATGCCGTCCAATGCGCCACTAACCGTCATTCCGACCCCACGAAGTCGTGGCGAGTCAGCCAGTCGGTCACTATGCCGACGGCCTCGCGCAACTTGTCGCGCTGGTCAGGACCCGCGTAATAGTGTGTGGCGCCCGAAATTTCGTGCATCTCCTTGTCGGGATGACCGATCGCCTCGAAGAGGCGTCGGGTGTGGCTGGGGGTGCATGCGTCGTCGGCCAGGTTACCGATGACCAGCGCGGGAACGGCGATGTCGGGGCCGCACGCCACACCGTCGCCCCGGGCGTCGTCGTAGCTCCATTGCGACAGCCAGCCGCGCAGCGTCGAGAACCGGGCCAGCCCCACCGGGCTCATGTTCACCACCCGCGGGTCGCCCAGGTAGCAGGTGCCCGGGGTGCGCTCGTTGGGGTCGACGGTCGGGTCCAGCCAGCGCGGGTCGGCCATGGTGCCGTGCACGACGAAGCAGAACTCCTCGTCGGGGCGGCCGGCGGCGCGCAACTCGGCCAGCTTGTCCCTGACCCAGGCGGTGATGCGGCGATTGCGGTCGATCTGCGCCTGGCGATACCGCTGCAGGAACTCCTCGCTGTACGGCGGCTGGTTGGGGTTGTCCGGGTTGTAAAGATCCAGTTCGGGATCGCGCTTGGTGGGGTCGGATTCGTCGAGTATCGAGGCGTCCAGCCACTCGGTCAGGGTGCCGTGCCGGCTGATGTGGGCGGCGAGCAGCATGATGCCGTCGGCCGGAATCAGGTCCAGCTGGGTCAGGTCGGGGCCGTCGCCGGACGGGCTGGCCGTGATGGTGGGCTTTTGCGCCTGCTGCTGATAGAACACCGACAGCGAACCGCCGCCGCTCCAGCCGGCCAGCACCACCTTTTGATAGCCCAGCCGGTTCTTGGCGTCCTTGATGCACTCGCCGAGGTCCTCGACGACCTTTTCCATCATCAATGCCGAATCCGTCCCGCGGAACCGGCTGTTGCAGTAGATGACGTGGTGGCCGGCGCGGGCCAGCGCATTGATCATCGGCAGGTAGGCGCCCCCGCCGATGGGGTGCATGAACACCAGCACGGTGTCTGACGGCTTGTCCTTGGGCTTGAGCAGGAAGCTTTCCAGGACGGTGATCTCGGCCAGCCCGCCGTAGACGTCGCGGACACCGGAATTATTTTGGAAGGCAACCAGATACGGGATGCGTTCGTAGTCGTACTTGACGGCTTGAGTCATTTCGATGTTGTCCTACCTCAGTGTTGTCCGAGATCGTTGGCCAGAATTTCGGCCGAGGGTGTCAGGCGCCGGCGGGTGTCGATGGCGATCACCTGCCAGTCGACGCTGGAGTATTCGTCGAACTTGCGACGCGCTCGTTCTCGCGCCTTCTCCGGGGCTCCGTGGTGAACCCCTTGCGGCGCATGCGAGATCAGGCCCGGCGGCATCGGGATCCCATACAGCGAGCCGCCGTGGAAGAACGCGATCTCGTCGTAGTCGACGTTGCGGTGATACCACGGTGTGCGCTCGGTGCCGGGAACGGTTTCGGCCGGCTTAGGTAGGAAGTTCATCACGTAGACGCCCGTGGCCTGCATGAACAGGTGCACCGTCGGCGGCAGGTGCACGCTGTCTGAGGTGACGACGGTGTAGTCGGCGATGTTGAACGTGAAGGCGAAGTTGTCGCCGCGCCAACCTTCGACGTCGATCGGATTGTGTTGGTAGTACAGCGTTGTCG
Protein-coding regions in this window:
- a CDS encoding YceI family protein, which translates into the protein MTTLETLLSDPDTTGGWNLVADRSVVGFKVKNMWGLIPVKGEFHELSGRGELSSDGAVTGHLEIEVASLRTGIKARDKHLLSADFFDADRYPQIRVVVSALQPTQGKGADLKATFTIKGVTDPVPLPVTITELSDGSVRVCGEAQIDRIQFGVDWNRLGMIAPTVTTTAELIFVQAAQ
- a CDS encoding Rv3143 family two-component system response regulator — translated: MPDSTEKLRILVYSDNVHTREQVIQALGKRLHPDLPEFSYVEVATGPMVIRQMDEGGIDLAILDGEATPTGGMGIAKQLKDELTTCPPILVLTGRPDDAWLASWSRAEAAVPHPIDPIVLGRTVLGLLRTPTH
- a CDS encoding NADH-quinone oxidoreductase subunit A — its product is MNVYVPILVLAALAAVFAVGSVVLASIVGPSRYNRSKQAAYECGIEPTDMTSRSPAGQTATGQRFPIKYYLTAMLFIVFDIEIVFLYPWAVTFDYLGKFALVEMVIFMLTVFVAYAYVWRRGGLTWD
- the nuoD gene encoding NADH dehydrogenase (quinone) subunit D — translated: MTDTAETVLLAGGQDWDQVIEAARNADPGERIVVNMGPQHPSTHGVLRLILEIEGETITEVRCGIGYLHTGIEKNLEFRYWTQGVTFVTRMDYLSPFFNEVAYCLGVEKLLGITDEIPERVNIIRVMLMELNRISSHLVALATGGMELGAMTAMFIGFRAREIVLTIFEHITGLRMNHAYIRPGGLAQDLPPNAVDYIAESLEALKVPLREMGELLNENAIWKARTQDIGYLDLAGCMALGVTGPILRSTGLPHDLRRAEPYCGYENYDFDVITDDSCDSYGRYMIRVKEMWESVKIVEQCLDKLRPGPTMVEDRKIAWPADLYVGPDGMGNSPEHIAKIMGGSMEALIHHFKLVTEGIRVPAGQVYVAVESPRGELGVHMVSDGGTRPYRVHYRDPSFTNLQSVAAMCEGAMVADLITAVASIDPVMGGVDR
- a CDS encoding NuoB/complex I 20 kDa subunit family protein; this encodes MGLEEQLPGGILLSTVEKVAGYVRKNSLWPATFGLACCAIEMMATAGPRFDIARFGMERFSATPRQADLMIVAGRVSQKMAPVLRQVYDQMAEPKWVLAMGVCASSGGMFNNYAIVQGVDHVVPVDIYLPGCPPRPEMLLHAILKLHEKIQEMPLGVNRERAIAEAEEAALSARPTIEMRGLLR
- a CDS encoding NADH-quinone oxidoreductase subunit C, coding for MSSPDHDPQGATLTPTGTDVPSGGETANEEVINVRRGMFGVQGTGDTSGYGRLVRKVTLPGGTPRPYGSYFDEVVDRLEEALQRDGLEFDETIEKVVVYRDELTLHVTRDRLPQVAQRLRDEPELRFELCLGVNGVHYPNETGRELHAVYPLRSITHSRRLRLEVSAPDSDPHIPSLFAIYPTNDWHERETYDFFGIIFDGHPSLTRIEMPDDWHGHPQRKDYPLGGIPVEYKGAKIPPPDERRGYN
- a CDS encoding PPE family protein, which codes for MSFFTLPPEINSLRMFLGAGSGPMLAAAAAWEGLADELAAAAQSFQSVTAGLAGQAWQGPAAQAMAAAAAPYAGWLAAAATQSAGASAQARAVASMFEAAKAATVLPQAVAANRDAFVQLVMTNLFGQNAPAIAFAESLYEEMWAADVAAMSGYYSGVSSVAAQVVPWSSVLKGLPGLGGANGAGAETGGGALAAGAAGTGVAGAGGGGGGEQAVASGGGGVAAGGGGPVAGGAQDLLGANTGAGFTQGDPSAGAVSAGGYTAAASGGMTAANPGMMMSPAMMAGPMMMAGMAANSGGQSGVINAGPVKGPKSKEEEEAEAKRAAEAAAAEEAALEAEAAEEGVEVAPEVPAMSVLATADPEAAAKAAPGAATTQATRTRVSGIPEAGLRVGAKAKDEESSETGEKVPTLRPEPKEFRPQVEEEEEQQLQIRGG